TCTTGGAAAGTCCTCTCCGCAATGTAGGGAGCTTTTCAAAAATTGTTTTCAAGGGAGATGCAGTTGAAACTATGGCGCGCACCCCCAACCTGCAATGGCACAGTCCAGaattaggctacagtcctatccacactttcctgggaataagccccattgactataataggacttacttctgaatagacatgcataggattgggctcttagatgacTGACTTCCGCGTAATAATGGCGAGATCAGTTCTCTGCTAGATGGCAGTCTTCCAAGCATCACTGGGAGGGGTCCCAGTGATCCTTCCCGCCCCCCTTTTCATGGCCCACCATGGCCCATGGTAAAGAGGAggaaatatttggggggggggcgcagctgAGGTAGGGACAAATTCACAATTCCCTtgcttggggtgggaggaggcagtagcTCCAAAGCCtggcagcaaagggggggggggggtccgcatTCTGGCTGCACTGTGGTGGGAGGAGTAGAAgaccactctcctcccccccatgatTGAACTGGTCAGTTTTGACCCAGGGACTTGCCaagggtggggaggtaggtgaggcagtgcctccccaccgaaaagcaccaccgccatgtGAAGCGCGtgagcactcacaacccacacgctTTGCTCCCACGCACTCCGCtttgcgcatgggttgtgagtgcctgAGTACCTCCCACTGCCTCGgcgctgcttttcaaaggaggggaggcagtgcctcacctgcctccagtgcttgagcacctcccactGTGGCAGCGCCGCTTTTCGAAGGACcctggtgggaggggaggcactgcctcacctgcctccagtACTTGAACACTTCGCACTGTGGAAGGACCCCTAtgaggaggcactgcctcacctgcctccccacccacctcaggtCCCAGTTTTGACCCCTCCCCAGAGGGGGAGGATCACTCAAGTGGGCAGAAAGCAAGACtcaccaagcccccccccccgtgggccaCACCCCCCATCAAGTCAGCAGCCAGGGTGGGCGTCAGGGGGGCGAAAAGCGGTCTATGGTCCGGGCGTGGTGGTCGTTGTGCAGGTgggcggcggcggctgcggctGCGGCGGCGGCGCCCTGGGCCAGCACCTCCGCCGCCTTGTCGGGGCTGAGGCCGAGGTAGAGGCTCTCCATGGCGGCCTTGGGGTCggccaggaagtgggaggcgtGCGAGAGCAGCTCcttgtcctgctgctgctgctgggccaggCGCGCCATGGCCAGGACGCCGTCGGGGAAGTCCAGCTTGAGCTTGCCGTCGGGGCCCGAGGAGGCGGCTgcggcagcggcggcggctgCCGCCGCGTGCATCTTCATGTGGCTGAGCAGGTTGCGCTGCTGGGCGAACTTGCCGCCGCAGACCTGGCACTCGTAGGGCTTCTCGCCGGAGTGGATGCGCATGTGCTCGGTGAGCCGGTACTGGCGGGTGAAGCGCATGCCGCAGGCGTCGCAGGCGAAGGGCTTCAGGCCCAGGTGGCTGCGCATGTGGCGGGTCATGGTGCCCCGCTGGGTGAACTTCTTCCCGCAGATGGAGCAGGGGTAGGGCCGCGTGAGCCAGTGGGTCTTCTCGTGCTGCCGCAGCGTGGCCGGGTCCTTGTAGGCCTTGTCGCAGGAGGCGCAGCGGTAGGGCCGCAGCAGGTCCCCCGACGGCAGCGGGGCCGCGGCGGGGGGCAGCAGCGCCCTGTCCAGGAAGGGGGGCCCCTGTCCCGCGGCcactgcggcggcggcggcagcggcctCGGCGGCCTCCTTGCGGTACAGCTCATCCTCCTCGTTGTGCGCCTCGACGTGCGCGTTCAGCTGCTCCGAAGACGGGAAGCCCTTGCCGCAGGGGATGCACACGTACAGGTTGTCCCCCCCGAAGCCGCCCTCCTGCTCGTAGCCCAGGTAGCGCTCCAGGCTGCCCGCCTCCGGGGACGGCCCGCCgctgctgcaacccgtctcctcGCTGGTGCTCTTGTCCTGCTCCAGCTCCTCCGCCTCCCCGTCGGGGTCCAGGCCCGGGTAGCGGCGCTGCTGGGGGGGCTGCTGCGGGGGAGAGTCGCCCTTGGGGTCCAGCTCCTCGCTGCCGCCGCCCCCCTTGTCCCGCCGGCCCCCCCGACGGTCCCcctcgtcgtcgtcctcctcctcctcgtcctcctcgaCGTAGCCCCCCACCAGAGGCTCGTGCTTCATCCAGCGATAGAGGAACTCGGGCGCCACCTCGGCGCGCCCCGACGGCTCAGGcccggggctgctgctgctgcggtggTAGGAGGGCGGCAGCTGGGACGGCGCCGGCTCCCCAAAGGGGGGCAGCAGCCCCGCGCCCACGGCAGGGCTATCCGGCCTGGGGGGCAAAGAGTTCTCGCGGGCCTCAACGGGCGGGGCGCGCAGGCGGCCCTCGGGGGGCGGGAGCTGCGGAGAGGGCCCCCCGTCGGGGCTCTTCTTGGACAGGTCCAGGCCGCAGAGGGGCGAGCAGAGGCGCTCAGGGGGGCACAGGCCGTGCGGGTGCGCGCCCTGCGAGGAGGCGGCGGCATAGAGCTCCCCGCAGTGGGTGCTGAGCGCCTCGACGGGGCGGCCGGGCGCGCCGTAGCAGCTCTGAATGACGGGCGTGGCGGCGCGGAGGCCCCTGGCCAGCTTGCCGAAGGGCGAGAAGCCCCCGCGGAGCTGGCAGTACTTCCCGGAGCGCTTGAGCCTCCGCTTGCACAGCGCCACCAGGTCCGGGATCTGCAGGTAGCTGGCGGCGGCCAGGACTGCGCCCAGGCTGGGCTCGGCGGCGGGGTCCCCGTCGGGCTCGCCCAGGCGGCCGGTGTAGATGAAGTCGAGGACGGCGCGGAAGACGGCGGGGCTGACCATCTCCTGGTCCAGGTTGATGAGGTTGTCGTGCACCACCAGGGCCTTCAGGTAGGCGCTGCTGGCCGCCAGCACGTTCTTGTGGGCCCTGAACAGCGCGTTCTGCACCACCAGGATCACGTCGCACAGGAAGCCCTTCGTGCGCTGCGCGTTcagctggagcagcagctgcCGCGAGTGGCCCGCCGGCTCCGAGGAGTCCAGCATCGCGGCGCctgcggggagagggagggagggagacgctGCAGTCCCGGCCGCGctgtcctgggagcaagcccgggggacttactcctgggctctgaggctgcagccctggacacactttcctggaaggaagccccattgacttgttCCTGGGTAGACCATAGCactaggctctgaggctgcaacccactttcctgggaggaagccccattgactataatgggacttgcttctgagtatgcAGGCATgggagtgggctctaaggctgcaatcctacccacactttcctgagagtaaccccatataaaacaataggacttgcttctgagtagacatgcatagaagagagagagagcgcgcgggAGTATCCGGCTGTGTCAGAGCAGGCgccccaggctgcagtcctatccatacttacttgggagtaagccccattgactacagtggggcctacacctgagcagacatgcatagaagtgggGCTGcgcggctgcaatcctgtgcacagttaATCGAGAGaatgccccactgaagacaatgggacttacttctgagtagacccgcctaCGACTGTGTTCCCAGCCCGCCTCCACCAGCCTGGCCCTCCAACCCCGGCCCGGCCTCCCTCTCGCTTCCCCGGCTCGGTACCTGctggcgggtgggtgggtgggggtcccGGGGCAGGGGCGCCTCTCGTGGCACTCTGGCCGTCGTCCCCCACCGGCCCGCCCTTATAGAGAGAGGGGCTTTCCCTTGCAGGCGGGcggaggagaaggagggggctGAGCCCCCGGTATCTCCATTGCTGATCTCATCACACGCCCCCTCCGGGGCAGGGCTAACCAGGCACACCTGGAGGGAGCCACCTCTACGgagctgcgccccccccccccaaaagagcccGAGAGTGCCACCGCCCCCTCGACCTCCAGAGCCCAGGGAGGCGAAGAAGCCCCATCCTGGCCCGCTGCGGGGAGCCCCAAGAAGAGGcgactcagagctcaatcctatgcatgcctactcagaagtaagccccattatagtcaatgggacctattcccagggaagtgtggctagaattgcaggaTGGGGTCCCaagcgtatgcatgtctactcagaagtcagtgccactgtgcccagtgaggcttactctcaggtttaCTGGGAGCAAACCTCACTGgacagaatgggacttctgaggatGGCGCCCGCAGCCCCAAAGCCCAGGTCTCGCCTGGCAAAgcggagcccccccccccagcccagccccaggGAGAGAGAAGGGCACCGCCCGCAGGCCTGGGCGCCCCGCGGTGAGCGTGAGGGATAAGGCTAGAGGACTTCCACgctcggggtggggtggggggtctcCAGCTCTGGAGGGAGCCTACCTCTCTTCAGGGGAACCAGGTGCCACCTTGGAAGCCCCCAATCTGGAGAAAAAGGCTGGTTCCACCACTGGCCAGGCGAGATGGGCCTCTCTGGACCAGGCAGGAGAGACACCAGTCGTGCCCCCCCcatctcttttcccctccccagccagaaGGATCAGTGGACCACAGAGACTGTGGTGGGTCCCCCCACATAGTGTCCACCACATGgtgacatagagcccaatcctatgcatgtctattcagaactaactcccattagagtcaatgggccttacacccaggtaagtgtggataggactgcagccttacagcccaagcctaggcatgcccaTCGGAactaagtcaatggggcttactcctaggtaaatgtggataggattgcagcctgagcctaagcctatgcatgtctactcagaagtcgcactatagtcaatggggcttactgccaggaaagtgtggattagaTGGCGGCctgagcctatgcatgcctactcggaagtaagttccactatagtcaatggggcttgcttccaggaaagtgtggatagaattgcagcctcagcctaagcctatgcatgtctacgcggaagtaagtcccattctagtcaatggggcttactcccgggtaagtgttgacaggtttgcagccttaattcGAGGCCTCCCAGCCTGCCAGAGGCCGGACAGCCCGTGTCCGAGAGCGGCTTGTCCACACCCTCCGCAGGTGCCTCGCTCCCCATCGGATACTCGATCCATCCAAAGGCTCCTCCGTGCGGGGAAGGGGGCAGCGACCCCGGCCAGATCTCCAGCCGGAGGCAGCCCGGGCGGCTGGAGGAAGCGCGCCCCGGAATTGGCTGATGGAAAGAAGGCCCAACCGGGACGGTCCAGCCGCAGAAAGGCGAGTTGGAGGCTGGCTGGCGGGGAGCActggggccgggccgggccgggccgggcaggGTGGGCGCGGGACCCCCGCCCCCGGCAGGCCGGGCAGAAGGTGGCTCTCCCCGAAGGACACCCGGGCTCAAGGGGAAGGTTGGGCACCCGCGTCGCGCTGACATTTGGGGACTGGGGCTGCCatcctcgccacactttcctgggagtaagccccattgactatcatgagatttacttctgagtaggcatgcacaggcttggctctcaggctgcactcctatccactttcctgggagtaagcccccttgactatcatgggacttccgagtagacttgcataggcttgggctcttagtctgctctcctgggagtaagccccattgactatggtgggacttacttctgagtaggcttgggcTCGTGGGCTGCtctcctatccacactgtcctgggagtaagccccattgactatggtggggcttacttctgagtaggcttgggctcttgggctgctctcctatccacactgtcctgggagtaagccccattgactatggtgggacttacttccgagtaggcttGCCTCGGATTGTGCCCTGGGACCAGCAGGGCAGGGGGGTGTGAGTGGTTGGGGGTCCACCGCGCAGGGCCCATCAGCCGCGGGGTCCGCACTCCCGCCGCGCCCGTCGGGCCGGAGGGGCTTTGGGGGCTCCCGTCCCTGCCGCCCGCGCCCGCTTACCTGGGAGCCCCGTCGAGTCGACCAGGCAGGCGAGGTCCGGGTGGACGCGCATGGTCTGCCGCCTCCGCTGCGCCCCGGCCGGCGCCTCAGGCCGCTCGGTGGTGGTGAcggcgctgctgctgccgccgctggcCGGCCCCCATGTGCAGGCgcgcagcggcggcggcggggaaGGTAAAGGCCGGGCCGCGAACTCCCCCTGACCCCGGGCTGAACCCGGGCGTGTTCAAGGAGCCGCCGCCGCTTCCTCCGCCTCCCCCGAGCCAGCCAGCGAGCGAGCCCCggcgggggcaggaggaggagccgccCGACGGGGCTCCCGCAGGAACAGCCCAGGTAGGAGGGAGGCGCCCCGTGGGGAGGCAGGACCCCTCAGCCGGCGGCGGACCGCGGCAGAGGCGAGGGGAACCCCGCACCGCGCAGCCCCGAAGGGACGGacgggcaggcagaggcagcccCAGGGCGCGGAGGGGAGCCGGCCAGCCCCTGCGCCCTGCTGGGGGAGAGCGAGGCGGTGCCCGGCCGGAGACGCTGCCCGAGAGGTTGGTGGCGGCGCTGACGCGGGTTGGGGGGCTTGGCGAGCTCGggtccctccctgctgctgctgctgcccccgcACCCTCCTCTCCTCGCCCGCGTCCCAGAGCCTCTTGCCTGGGGGATGCGGGTCCTGGACGGCGATCGCCTGAGGCACGGGGCGCTTCCAGCCACTGGCACGGCTGCCCCGTTTCCCAACCCCTCCGTGCccggtgccccccccccgggtgccACCTCCAGGCATGCCCCCCCAACCACCACCCCAGTACTCAAGGCGCGATTTTCCAGCGTAGGGGGAGCCTGCAGGGATGGCGCCACCTGGTGGCCCCAGTTGGGACCCCACGCAGACGCTCCCAGCTCCTTCAggtgctcagctcagctcagctccggGTCTCCGTCTGGGGACGCTTTGGGGGGATCCGCGATGGGCCCGCCCCCCCTTTATCGGCTATTCAGTTGGAGCCCAAATTGAAACAGACCAGCACGgtgtggggagagagggagatccAGAGCTCCAGGTGGGAGCTATCCTGCTGTGACTCTttgaacccacccaccccacatcaTCACCTCtcctaggttttgcagggagactgACTGCAGCGTGCGAGGGGCCTCTCCCCTTCTGCTTCTCCCgcctggaatagctccgaaggggagggggagggaccccttgcacgctgcggtcaGTCTCCCTGCATAACTtaatgctttgcccccccctctagctacgccactgctgtacAGTCCCTTTCCCAAGCCAGCACTGAATTTGCAGGGACATTAGAAGGTGAAGGTGGGTTTGtgtagggaggaggaagggggcgtGTAGCCGTGTATCGAATGGGGGAGGAAGGACCTGCTTTGGGAGGTGAGATTTAAAAGAgcacttgggaggggggagaggatttTAATgcgtgctttttttttaaattgacagtGTCTTGGTTCTTTAACATCTGAACAAGCCCTAAGACAAACATTTCGAGCAGACATAAACCCCCAAATCTCTTTCCCTCCTTTGCTTTTCTCAACAATGAAATCTAATTTCCAGACAAGCCCTTTTtatcccacccccccaaaaaaaatgtttccaccaCCAGCCTTCCtcaaaacccatcccaagtgctgATAAATCAAGGGGAGGGGGTCTGGAACTCTTCATTCCCTCCAATACAAATCTCAGCCggattaataaataataatgatgaaTATTCTTTATGATTAAGAATATTCTTAATCAAAATATAACATTATACAgtgtaatatatatatagtataataTAATATTCTGTACTCTTTTCTTTGACAAATATTAAACGGTTGCGTTTAAAATCAATTTTTGACCCACACTAAATGAaaccttctctccccttcccctttctggGGGTCGAATTAAATGTGGGAAGGGTTTAGATGAGGGGGTGTTCATACTGGGGCCTCGGGCAAATCGGATCTAGGGGAGGACAACTGCATACAGAGTCAGTGGGGTTTTGATAATTCGTATTTAATTCACATGAATCAAAAGCtttaaaatgggggaggggcgtggatcttttttctttcttgcgTAAAGGAGCGACATGATTTCTTTGCCTTTTCAGAGGGGGCGGGCAGTGGGAAAGCattaaaatagtaataataataaaagcgaATTTCTGAGAATAAACCATGAACGAAACGAAATATTTGGGTCAGAAAAAAGGATCATTGGGAGCAAGGGAAAGGGGTTTCAGCGGACGATCCACAGTCCAGGACAGAGGAAGAAAGCCCCCCTCCCGTGTTCAgtcacagtggtgtagctagaggggggcaaagcacaaagtttttcagggagcctccctggggagggggcGCGGAGGGACAGAacgccagtggcgtagctagacggggggcaaagcactatgttttgtagggagcctcgcgtggggggggggaacacacgcGGAGGTACAGAAcaccagtggcgtagttagagggggtgcaaagcactaacttttgcagggagcctcagggaCCCTTGCACGTcccggggaggctccctgcaaaaggtGCTTTGCACCTACGCCACTGGTGTTCTGTCCCTCCGTGTCCcctcctgcaaaacctagtgctttgcgccccctctagctatgccactggtcgtGTTCGTGGCGCCCAGTGGCGGTTTCGCTTTCTCTTTCCCTGCACCGATCCACGCGGTCGATCTTCATTTCAGAGAGCCTGGATAAGGCCCCGATCGCCTGACATCCTCGTGAATGGATCTAGCGGGGGGCCTGATCCCACCATCCCGCTCCAGCAGCGCCCAAATCCCCTTCCCCAAAGTCAACGGCGATCACGACAACGAATTAAGTGGGTGGACGCCTGGTTGAAATCAATTCTGGATGTTGTGAGCCGCCTCGGAGAGGCCCGATCCAGAGGGATCCATTGGAGATCCTGTAATGATTATAGACTCTCTTCCTGGCCTGGgtttgcccccaccccagagaCCACCCAAAACGGAGCCTCGCCTTCCAGGGGCCAGAATCCGGAGAGAGAGCGCGGTTCTCTCCTGGAAAGGAACCTCTGAGTtgcctcccgccctccccatcTCCGCCCGAGCCGTCACAATCCTTAGGAGACACGTTCACACGTTACATCGAATGAAAGGTGCCTCGCTTCGGTCGTGAAACCGGCTTCCGATTCGGTTTCTCAAGTCATCTAAACCTCCCCCGCTTTGGGGAGGTGTGGAGGGGGGAGCGAGATGTTTTTTTTCAAAGTGAAGGCATCAGAATTTCGCGTTCACGTGTGACGCGTGAAGTGAGTTTGGAAGACGCGTGTAAAACCCAGCATCCAGGAACGCACCTTTTGCTCCTCCTCGGACACTCAGATATTCACACAGAGGAAGAGCTGTTGAAAGACTCGCTATGCTTCACGTGTGAAAACATGAGGTGGTCCCCTTGATGCTGTCTAGGTTGGGATGTCTCCATTTGAAGAAGAATACTTAACATTCGTGCAAAGTGCTGCACGTGtaaatccttacaacagccctatccGGTGGCAAAGTAGTACTGTTCCTCATCCCTACTCCTGGTGTGGTCTCTGGACATGCACAGACCCAACAGGTCACCAACAATTGAGCTGCTGTGCTGCTTTTTGAATTTTCCTGGTATtatgggcacaagcctatgtatctctactcagaagtaagccccactgagttcagtgaaacttactctcaggtaaatgtgcattggattgcagcctttgagccctgctaactaggcaaagtggcaccttttaaagtggagtcctcttatatttagtggggcAAGGGAGATCAACAGGCCCTCTCCATCCCAGCATGGTGTCCTTTCCAGTGGCtactgctggtgtctcttctgcattgcttttattattattattattattattattattattattattattattattattaacagtatttatatactgcttttcaactaaaagttcacaaagcagtttacagaaaaaaatcaaataactaaatggctccctgtcccaaaagggctcacaatctaaaaagatgcaaatgaataccagcagacagccactagaacagacactgctggggtgaggtgggccagttactctccccctgctaaaaaaaggagcacccacttgaaaaagtgcctcttacccaattagcaggggttatgaatgacttttcttgaaaagcagcgtataaatattcttagtaataatTTTCCCCATGAAGCTTGGGGAAAGCAGGGCTGGACCACGGGGAGGCTCATGATGTCATGTGAACCAGCTGCAAATGGCATGTGAGCAGTGTGTGTGAAACACCCTTCTTGGAAGTGCCCGTCCTGAATCACCCAGCAGAATTGGAGAGCTGAACCCTGAGTCCTCGGTGAGAAAGTGGGAGTCATGATCCAGAGTCCTGCCATCCCTCCCACGATCCAGGGTCTTTCTCAATTCTGTATAAGCTAGAACAGCTGTTCCCAAACAGCGGGTCCATGGCACAATTTCTGACAAATCTATCAAAGCTggttaggctatgtgcataaagggttaaacaacctgcgggggggggggaacattgctgcccaatccccattatagccacagaggcttgagcagttggtaaaaCGAAacttttaggtgggtcccaatgcttaaattttgggaaccactaagctagaatacattttatttttcccatttattccacccttcctccaaggagctcaggatggtgtacgtggttcctctcctcctttagtCCTCTcaactaccctgtgaggtaggtgaggctgagagatggtgacagGCCCGAAGTCACCtgggaagctttgtggctgaggagggatttgaacctggaccttccaagGTCTGTGCTTGACTCCTGAACCaatacactatcctggctctctagaaggattttttttttatgattaaTTTTATTTGTATCTTTGTTGTTCTGGGTAaaactgtctttttttttggAAAAGTCACATACAAATCGATTCAATAAACAGAGGCAAAAACCAACCAAACCAAGCCATCTAAAAGCAAACATCACGAGTAGACCTATGACCCTCCTTGTTAAATTCTAGCATTTATATTCTCCTTTATATCTCTTTTATATACATTGCTTTAACCATTGGAAGACACTGCCTGGATTTTAAAAGTCCCTTGCAGGAGATGGACTTAGGTGTCATTGTGTCGcttcctgttctccccccccccccaaatgtatttGAGCCATCAGCTAAATCCCAGCAGGCAAAGAGCCAGGGAATATTTACCATGGAGAATGTACACTTTTGAATCTCACAGGCTTCTTCCTTAGCCGGACTCTTAAAAGGGGAGCTCAAGGGACCTGTGTGACGCCAAGCTCACATCCTGTGTTTCAAGCCCAAGATGTTCTGATTGAAATATAATATCATCTACTTTTTGATCCTAGGCATCAAGGCTTCACTTCTTATGACACTTGGGAGACAGATttatctgtgccccccccccagcttgccaACAAGCATTCCAGCTCCTCAGAGAATGCTAGAAACAAACAGGGAAAGGCAGTTCCCTGCCTGTGAGCTCCCAAAAGCATCTTGGTTCCACAAAACTGTCCTTATTCAGGAGGGTACAAAGACTTTGGCCTTCTCTGAAGGTCCTGCTCTGTCAGtccaggccagtgattttcaacctttttcatctcatggcacactgtcaaggcactaaacttgtcaaggcataccattagttttgggacaattgacaaggaacaccttgctgttggtggggggttcatatccccagtagtcctattaataaatgatcctccaccaaactcccacggcacacctggggaccattcgcggcacaccagtgtgccacagcacagtggttgaaaatggctcaaTGCTGTCCTGTCAGCGAGGCCAACTGCGGCAGGTagtcacctctgcctgcctgc
The DNA window shown above is from Tiliqua scincoides isolate rTilSci1 chromosome 8, rTilSci1.hap2, whole genome shotgun sequence and carries:
- the HIC1 gene encoding hypermethylated in cancer 1 protein isoform X1; this translates as MRVHPDLACLVDSTGLPGAAMLDSSEPAGHSRQLLLQLNAQRTKGFLCDVILVVQNALFRAHKNVLAASSAYLKALVVHDNLINLDQEMVSPAVFRAVLDFIYTGRLGEPDGDPAAEPSLGAVLAAASYLQIPDLVALCKRRLKRSGKYCQLRGGFSPFGKLARGLRAATPVIQSCYGAPGRPVEALSTHCGELYAAASSQGAHPHGLCPPERLCSPLCGLDLSKKSPDGGPSPQLPPPEGRLRAPPVEARENSLPPRPDSPAVGAGLLPPFGEPAPSQLPPSYHRSSSSPGPEPSGRAEVAPEFLYRWMKHEPLVGGYVEEDEEEEDDDEGDRRGGRRDKGGGGSEELDPKGDSPPQQPPQQRRYPGLDPDGEAEELEQDKSTSEETGCSSGGPSPEAGSLERYLGYEQEGGFGGDNLYVCIPCGKGFPSSEQLNAHVEAHNEEDELYRKEAAEAAAAAAAVAAGQGPPFLDRALLPPAAAPLPSGDLLRPYRCASCDKAYKDPATLRQHEKTHWLTRPYPCSICGKKFTQRGTMTRHMRSHLGLKPFACDACGMRFTRQYRLTEHMRIHSGEKPYECQVCGGKFAQQRNLLSHMKMHAAAAAAAAAAASSGPDGKLKLDFPDGVLAMARLAQQQQQDKELLSHASHFLADPKAAMESLYLGLSPDKAAEVLAQGAAAAAAAAAAHLHNDHHARTIDRFSPP
- the HIC1 gene encoding hypermethylated in cancer 1 protein isoform X2, which gives rise to MLDSSEPAGHSRQLLLQLNAQRTKGFLCDVILVVQNALFRAHKNVLAASSAYLKALVVHDNLINLDQEMVSPAVFRAVLDFIYTGRLGEPDGDPAAEPSLGAVLAAASYLQIPDLVALCKRRLKRSGKYCQLRGGFSPFGKLARGLRAATPVIQSCYGAPGRPVEALSTHCGELYAAASSQGAHPHGLCPPERLCSPLCGLDLSKKSPDGGPSPQLPPPEGRLRAPPVEARENSLPPRPDSPAVGAGLLPPFGEPAPSQLPPSYHRSSSSPGPEPSGRAEVAPEFLYRWMKHEPLVGGYVEEDEEEEDDDEGDRRGGRRDKGGGGSEELDPKGDSPPQQPPQQRRYPGLDPDGEAEELEQDKSTSEETGCSSGGPSPEAGSLERYLGYEQEGGFGGDNLYVCIPCGKGFPSSEQLNAHVEAHNEEDELYRKEAAEAAAAAAAVAAGQGPPFLDRALLPPAAAPLPSGDLLRPYRCASCDKAYKDPATLRQHEKTHWLTRPYPCSICGKKFTQRGTMTRHMRSHLGLKPFACDACGMRFTRQYRLTEHMRIHSGEKPYECQVCGGKFAQQRNLLSHMKMHAAAAAAAAAAASSGPDGKLKLDFPDGVLAMARLAQQQQQDKELLSHASHFLADPKAAMESLYLGLSPDKAAEVLAQGAAAAAAAAAAHLHNDHHARTIDRFSPP